The genomic DNA ctttcttttttggcATCCAATGCAAATATTCCGGGTATCCCTCCAAAGGTGGGGCCGAAAGGTGGTCTTTTAGCGGCCCCTTGTCCACATTTTCACACCCAAAAACTCCCAAAGATGTTAAATGTGTGTTAAAAATACAAGGGCATAGATACAAAAACTCAAACCTTGAGATCAAAGATTTTAGAAAACTTGTTACACATGGGATATGGGTGGGTTGAGGGAGGCTGAAAATAGATGATTCAGTACATCATAATGTTCGAGGCATCATTGATGAGGAAACTGAAACAAAGGCGACATTTCCGAAAAAATGCCCAAAGGCTTCGGAGGCTGTCTGGATTTGTGGTTATTAGTCATTGTACTAGAATTTTACCCATAACTCATTCAGTGATAGAACACGACGTAAGATAATTTTGCAACCAAGACTATCTCATACATCTTGAGTATTGTTTATGAATCCAATGGTAAATGCGTCCTCTATATGTTAAGATAAACGGACATAAAAGATTgactttaaaatgtatttataagaTCAATAAAAGCttatgtttatataatattagaaagTAATCTCTCATCTAAAAGATTAAAATgaattcatacatatatagtatTAAAAACTCTCTCCATATCCAATATGGAATACCATATGATTTtagttaattataaaattaaaaagagtttatatatatataacattaaaaattatcTCATATGAGatattatatgattttaaaacatatttataaaattaaaaagaatttaaacttatataatatcaaatttttttttttactttattcgATATAACATATCAAAATAGTAATACCGCACTTGATCAAATATtccataattaaaattttaattatcaataaGCTAAACTTTTTTCTATcagctttttaaaaatttgtcgGTACGGTACTATGAAAATATGGTACGTCCCAACTCCAAGATATATTAACCATCActttaaagataaaaaccaCAAATAATGACTGCTCGATGGATCATTATCTTGCCACCAAAAGTGGACTTCTTTTTTACCCACTGAATATGTGAATGGGTCAGGCCTTTATAAGGGAAGAAGCCCACCATGTTAAGTATACCCAATTCCTTTGTGAAAATTTCCCAATATATCCTCGGTTTGgataaatcttttgttttttgttttttaatattacaaaataataataactaaaaaataatgatttaaaaaatatttattatcttaaaatttaaaaatataagttaaatttatatttttttattgtacaaaatttgaaattttgtagtagatattaaaaattggtttaacaATTAGATTTTCAGGGCAGAgtgctttaataaaaaaacacaatccGGCTCAGACGCTGAGAAAACAAAATGTGTGGAGTGTGGAGGGGGGTAAGGGGAAGGGGAGTCAAGCCCTTACTGGAAAATTTCAAACTGGGGAGTCGTGCAATTCAGAAGTGGGACCCACTAAAGAGAGGAAAAAGGAGAAACTCATGCGTAAGGTGAGGCCCCACTGTAAAGGCGCACACAGACAAGCCCGTGCCCCTTGAATCAATTATTATAACCTTCTTCTTCACTCCACCGCTCTCCTCTCCACCGTACGATCTCCCATGGGCTGCCCATGGCTCGGCTCACTCTATCCTTTTCCCCACGATCTGTCGGGGCGCGTCTCCTCACTCCCCACATcgatttgaatttcaatttcctTCTGCATAGGAGTAGGCCAGATTTTGTTTCATCACTTGCGcgtatttcatttttgaaatctgattttttcaaaattatttgtggAACCCAACTGtttacttgatttttatttttattttaagaaaaaaaatatattttttaaataatttattttatgggtttaggaaacaaaaagagGTAGTAGTTTTAGTAGTTGACAACTAGCAAGCAAGTAAGCATTGGGCAGTTTGAAAGGGGCTTTGaaaagttgaaacttgaaagcgAAGAGGGGAGGGGGAAGAGAGTGATGATATTTAGGGTGGGACGGCAATAATTTATGAGAGCAAATCTGGTTTTGGGGGGTCTCATTCTCTCTCTGTCTTTCTCTACAGTTTGTCAATCTTATCCCTGTTTGGTCTCAGTGACGGTTGCTTTCTCTTTTACCTGTTGCCATTGAAGTGGAATTGGGGAAACCTCTGCTTGCTTCAGAGAATAGAAAGCAGTGCTTCCTCCCCCATAAGGTTAGTGTATAGTTTCTGCACTCGCACAAGTGACCACCACATTTTTCATCTCTTTCTGTTTCTCTGCAATCTGCATTTcttatatttcttcttcttctcataGATTCCATCTGGGTCTTGCTCAGAATCCATTCATGGAAGCTTCCTCACCCATCTCAATGCAACAAACTCCTCAGAAAGACCAGCCGGAGGCATCCCCCAAGCCTTTCAGGAAAAGATTTGTGACCTCGTTGATGGAGGCCGCTACCCTTCGCTCTCCTTCCTTCAAGGAGGACACCTACTTCGTGTCCCGCCTCAAGTCTTCAGAGAAGAAGGCACTGCAGGAGTTCAAAGACAAGCTAGTGGCCTCTCATGGGTCTGACTCCATGTGGGGCATTCCTCTCTTGGGTGGAGACGAGAGAGCCGATGTCATACTACTGAAGTTTCTGCGAGCCAGGGACTTCAGGGTCGCCGACTCCTTTAACATGCTGGAGAAGTGCTTGGCTTGGAGAAAAGAGTTCGGAGCGGACGACGTCGCTGAGGAGGACCTGGGGTTTAAGGAGCTCGAAGGTGTCGTGGCTTACATGCACGGGTACGACAGAGAAGAACATCCAGTTTGCTACAACGCCTATGGGGTTTTCAGAGACAAGGACATGTACGAGAGAATCTTCGGGGACGAAGAGAAGCTCAAGAAGTTCCTGAGGTGGAGAGTTCAAGTCCTCGAGAGAGGCATCAAACTTCTGCATTTCAAGCCCGGTGGTGTTAACTCCATCATTCAGGTGACTGATCTCAAAGACATGCCCAAAAGGGAGCTCAGGGTCGCTTCTAACcagattctctctctcttccaagaTAATTATCCAGAAATGGTTGCCCGGAAGGTGAAATAACTCTACtgaaacttcattttttgaataattactTGAATCCAAGTTTCTCACTggtattgttttgttttatcttgttttttttgGAGTTCAGATTTTCATCAACGTCCCCTGGTACTTTAGCATTTTGTATTCAATGTTCAGTCCATTCCTGACCCAACGAACCAAGAGCAAGTTTGTGATCTCTAAGGAAGGAAATGTTGCAGAAACCCTTTACAAGTGAGTCTCTGCCTGCATCTGTTTTCAACACTGTCCCTGCTTTGATacccatttttaattagtaatTTGACGCAGAATCTGTGATGGgtttctctgtttttttctttttcaaaacaaatctgTTTCAACATTTTGTGTGAATCGGGTAAAGTTTTCCCAGATGAGTTTTGATTTCTGTCGACTTTTCCCAATTTGTTCTGATCGTATCAATTTTCTGAAGATCCAAACTGTTTTTCTTATGTTAGgtttcttttttcccttaaaGCATTGTTTGTGTTTTAAGAGGGTTTCTGAAGTGGGCTTTGGTATCTGATCAGGTTCATAAGGCCGGAGGATATGCCGGTGCAGTACGGCGGGCTGAGTAGACCCAGCGACTTGCAGAATGGCCCGCCAAAACCAGCCTCTGAGTTTACCGTGAAAGGAGGGGAGAAAGTGAACATTCAAATTGAGGGCATTgaggtttattttgttttattatgttGGGCTGTTTCTTATTTTACCATTATTCCATTATCCAGTTTAATCCCAATTAAATCTTtcgattttctttaaaatttgttcTGAATTAACCTAATAAAGAGTTGTGCTTCCTTGTGTGGGGGGTGGATTAGGCCGGCGCCACAATAACATGGGACATAGTGGTGGGAGGGTGGGACTTGGAATACAGCGCAGAGTTCGTGCCCAACGCTGAAGGCAGCTACACCATTGCTGTGGAGAAGCCGAGGAAGATGGCCCCCTCCGAAGAAGCTGTGCACAACTCCTTCATGTCGCGAGAGGCTGGCAGATTAGTGCTCTCGGTCGACAACACCGCCTCCCGGAGAAGGAAGGTGGCTGCTTACCGATACGTCGTCCGCAAATCCACCGTAGTCTAGcttcaaatcataataaatctAAGTGCATTTTGATTAttactctttttctttgttcttttgggGAGTTTGAGCAATGCTTGTGAACCTTGTGTCATCTTGATAGCAGTTTGTACTTTGTAGTAGTGTATCACCGTGGTGTATAAATGGTGGGCATTATATGGCttaatatatagaagaaaaagcATATTAACGTTGCCAATTCAAGtacatatttgatatttcacCTTCTCACTAGTTTTGGAACTTGGATTTCTCCCTATGCATTTTTTCTGAATAGCAAAATTATCCATTTAAGCACATTATTAATTCTCTTTGTTGCttatttgaaatagaaaaagattCAAGCAAATAAAGTGAAAGCAAGAGAGAGATTTTCACAAAGGCCCATCTTCCACTTGTGCCCATAATAATGCAGTGAGCTTTGGCCTCTTTTGGGGGTGTTGGGAAAAtcgaaaaagaagaagaaagaaagtggAGGAAAAATTGACTGGTCTCTGGAGCTTGATTGTGGGGGGTGGGGTTTTGGATGAGAATAGCAAAGGCGGAGAGAGCGGGATGGGATCACGGGCGGTTACGTGTGGAGTGTGAAAGAGGAGCTGTGTTGATTTATTTCATTACTTTGACTCCTGAGTCCTGCCTCCCCCCTCTGTTTCCCTGTACGAATACCATGCCCCTTTTTATTGATTCATTTCTTTGGTTGGATTTACCtgctttctttttatatttcagCTTTTgttcacattttcctttttggctCCATGCTTCATTCGAATTTGAATTGCCAGAGGGAATCACCTTCCATTTGAAGACTAGGGATGTGACGAAGCATATAGTATGGATGGTTGGAAACTGTCTCCTAATTGCTTTTGGGAGTTGGGAGTTGGGAGTTGGGAGACAACATCATGAATAACACCAATTATATTTTCTTGCATTGTACTTTTGCACAGCCAGTGttataatataacataaagGGTTTACACTACATAAATGTAATGCACACAAAAGCTGTTTGCCAAGTTAAGGTAATAAGTAAATTAAgccactcattttttttttttttaatatacaaatgttttttatttgtatttaatttatatatatatatatatatatttcctagtaaaatcatagaaaattattttccttaattttttcaataatactTTATATGGACCAATACAACCTAAAGCTCTAtctagattttgaaaattttaggggaaaaagaaagaagaaaaaatatgaaagaaagagTTAAGGAAAACCAAAGTTgaattcttttacattttttctaaatccatttctttgaaaattctaAACTTTTTAGCTAGTGATATTTTTGGTTCTGcctttgtttaaaaattttaaaacaattttaaaaatcatatttcctcacttgttttcacttttcacttTCAAGATCTTATAGCAAAATTCAaagcataaaaatataaaaatttcctttaataatattcttttttagaaatattataaaatttaagtcATGAGATGAAAgtaattatacaaataaatataattaagtataaataaatgaaatgaaatggaaaaCTTCGTATTACTTTTCTAAAATATTCAAGATCcgaaaaaatatttgttttaccGTTTAATTCTTTGTTGAATGAAATCATATTAAAATGAAGAAGCACTTCGTTTCACagcataaaaatttattactttcttttctcaaaaacttttttttaagagttctcttgatatttcttttctaaagaaaagtaaaaatgaaagatagagagaattattatttattttttactcatGTGGTTTCTAATAATTCCAACTCTTTGAAACTActatctttttatttgattgCATCATATTGGGTCAGATGACGTGGACACTCACCAAACTCCAACAtagaagaactaaaaaaataaataaattatatatatataaatagaataagAATATATACGgagagaatgaatttttttttttggttttttgaaagCTATCGATAAATCCAATCCGAAGCTTTGGATTCCCTTGAGgctcaattttgaaatttctagTAGTTTTCACATTGGCGTAAGGTGGTAGAGGTGTATTTTAGTACACGTCTTTGTTAGTGGTAGGTGGCTGGAGTCCAATTGACTTTGAGGAGGTTGCTGACCATACTGATAAGAAgtaccaattaaaaaaaatcttcgtgcatatattattttttttattctaaattttcttgaatttaataatttttaaaaaaaattaaaaacaactttaaacaTGACAAAAGTTTCCtacttgatttttaaatattcaggTCCCACTTTCACCTTGTCTTGGGATTGAATTGGGCTACTTTGGGTTTCAGGCTTGGACTGGGCTGGAAATTTAGTAACTAAACTATAtggaattttatttgaaatataccAAATTATGGGCCAAACTTTGAATCCAAACATAGCCCAATCCCCACTCTTAGATGGATCCAAGAGCCGGGCCAGGACtaatcttcatcttccaaatATTGGATGTGGTGGGAAGACGTGTGAGAGGGTGGCTTGGATTGTGACACGAATGCCTCGAGAGCTTTCAACGTGTGAAACATGCAAGACCTTATCTCTATTCACCAACCCTAT from Vitis riparia cultivar Riparia Gloire de Montpellier isolate 1030 chromosome 8, EGFV_Vit.rip_1.0, whole genome shotgun sequence includes the following:
- the LOC117921039 gene encoding patellin-6; amino-acid sequence: MEASSPISMQQTPQKDQPEASPKPFRKRFVTSLMEAATLRSPSFKEDTYFVSRLKSSEKKALQEFKDKLVASHGSDSMWGIPLLGGDERADVILLKFLRARDFRVADSFNMLEKCLAWRKEFGADDVAEEDLGFKELEGVVAYMHGYDREEHPVCYNAYGVFRDKDMYERIFGDEEKLKKFLRWRVQVLERGIKLLHFKPGGVNSIIQVTDLKDMPKRELRVASNQILSLFQDNYPEMVARKIFINVPWYFSILYSMFSPFLTQRTKSKFVISKEGNVAETLYKFIRPEDMPVQYGGLSRPSDLQNGPPKPASEFTVKGGEKVNIQIEGIEAGATITWDIVVGGWDLEYSAEFVPNAEGSYTIAVEKPRKMAPSEEAVHNSFMSREAGRLVLSVDNTASRRRKVAAYRYVVRKSTVV